The window CGTGGTCCGGGGCCGGGAAGTCTGGCTGGCCCAGTCCGAGGTTGATAGCGTCTTCGCCAGCCGCTTCGAACACCTTGCGAATACCGCTGATGGAGATGCGCTCCACCCGGTCGGAGAAGTGCGTCATATCCTATCCGGTGTCCCCGTTCGGGATAGTTCTTCCCACGCACGGTCGCGGCAGACTCATTGACTCCGTGACGTGACCGGGGGCGTTTCCCGGGTTTTTCTGCCGCTATCTGAGAGACGACAATTCAGAAAAACCGACCGATTCAACCCTGGTAACAGCCGTAAAACCGTGTTTTCTCGGTTTCGACGCGTCATCTACCGCGTCTATCGTTACCGGGTACGCGCCCCGAATAAGGCACTGATTCGTAACGAGGGCAATGACAGAGGCACCACGCTCGACTTCGATTAGCCGTAGACGATTCCTGCAGGGGTCCGGCCTCGCCGCGACCGCCGGCCTCGCGGGCTGTCTCGGCGGGTCCGGCGGAAGCGGGCTGGACGAACTCAACGTCGCCTACATGCCCATCTACCCGGACATGCAGTACTTCGTGATGGAAGAAGAGGGGCTGTTCGACGAGCTTTCGGCCTCGGTGTCGGGCAAGAAGTTCTCCGATGGACCGAGCATCGTGCAGGCGTCGGCGACGGGGGACTTCGACGTGATGATGTTCGGCATCGTCCCGGCGATGATCATCATGGACAAGGGTATTCCCGCGAAAATCACCGCGGCGAACATCAAAAACGCGATGGAGATTCTCGCCACCGACGACTTCGCCGCGCTGTGGGAGGAACATGGGAAAGACGCCTTCGCCGAGTTCGAGGCGCAGAAGGGCCGCAAGTTCACCTTCGGAACCTTCCCGCCGGGGTCGGTTCCGGACATCCTGCTTCGCTACTGGATTCAGAACACGCTCGGGCTCGACCCCGAGGAGGACGTGAACATCAAGGGTCTCGGCGGCGCGGCCGCGGTCCAGCAGGCGCTCCTCTCGAACAACGTCGACGGCACGAGCATCATGGAACCCGTGCCGACGGTCATCGACGCTAACGACGCGCCGTTCCAGCCCATCGCGTGGGCGGGCGACTTCATGCCCGGCCAGCCCGCGGCGGTCACGCTCATGCACGACCGCCTCCGGCAGGACAACCGCGACCTCGCCACGGAGTTCGTCGAACTCCACCAGCAGGCGACGAACTTCGTCGCCGACAACCCCGACACGGCCGCCCAGCACGCGAGTTCGGTCATCGGCGAGAGCGCGCTCCCGGTCGAGACCGCCCGCGCGGCGCTCGACTCCCCCGCGTCGGACTTCATCACAGACCCCCACGACATCGAGGGCGGGGCCAAAATCTTCGCCGACTACGCCCAGACGCTCGGGAAGACGGAAGCGCAGTTGACCGTCGACGAGATGTTCGATTACGGCATCTACGACTCCCTATGAGCAACGACGAAGTCGGCACCAGCGTCGCCCTCTCGGAGACCGAGGCGGACGAGCGACTGCTCGACCGACTCGCGGGGTTCTCCGCGGAACAGACGGGGCTCGCAGTCGCCGGCTTCACGGGCTTTCTCGCCGTCTGGTACGTCGCTGCGCTGTTCCAGCCGACGTATCTCCTCCCCTCGCCCGTCGAGGTGCTGGCGGCGTTCGTCGTCGAACTCACCGCGCCGGCGTCGCTTTCGATTCCCTTCACCGGTGCGGAACTCCCGGCGACGAGGCTCCTCGTCAAACTGATTCAGAGCCTCTATCACTACGTGCCGGGCCTGCTCATCGGGACGTCGCTCGGCGTCTTCGCGGGCGTCGCCATGGGCTGGAACACTCGCGTTGACAGCGTCTTCACGCCCGTCACGCGCCTGCTCCGGCCGATTCCGCCGCTGGCGTGGATCGGCTTCGCCGTCATCTGGCTCGGCGTCAACCATCAGGGCGCGACGTTCATCGTCGCCATCGGTTCCTTCTGGATTAACTTCTACAGCGCCTACGGCGGAGTCGAGGGCGTCTCGGAGGACCTCAAGGAGGTCGCCGCGACCCTCGGCGTCGACGACGACTGGACGATGATTCGGAAGGTCGTCATTCCGGCGGCCAGCCCCTCAATCATGACCGGCATCCGGACGAGCATCGGCCAGTGTTGGATGATTGTCGTCGCGGCCGAACTCATCGTCGGCGTCGGCGTCGGCTACGAGATTCTCAACACGGCGCAGAACCTCGCGATGGACGTGTCGGTCGCCTACATGCTCGTCATCAGCATCGTCTTCCTCGTGAGTGACGGTCTGTTCCGCCGGGTCGAACGGCGGGTGCTGGAGTGGAGAGCATGACCGGGGACGCGAACGCGGGAGCCGACACGACCGTGACCGCGACTGATTCCGAGACCGCGAAGGTCAGCGTCGATTCGCTCGGCAAGACCTACGCGTCCGACCGGCGGACGGTCGAGGCGCTGTCGGACGTGGAGTTCGCCGTCGAGGACGGCGAGTTCGTCTGTATCGTCGGCCCGTCGGGGTGCGGCAAGACGACGCTGTTCCGCATCATCGCCGGCCTCGAAGACGCCACGTCGGGCGCGGTCACCCTCGACGGCTCGCCCGTCACCGGCCCCGGCACCGACCGCGGGATGGTGTTCCAAGAGTACGGACTGTTCCCGTGGCGGACCGTCAGCGAGAACGTCGCCTTCGGGCTCGAAGAACAGGGCGTCGAGGAGCCGGCACGCTCGGAACGCGTGACGGAAATGCTCGAACTCGTCGGCCTCGACGGCTTCGCCGACGCCTACCCCAAAGAGCTGTCCGGCGGGATGAAACAGCGCGTCGGCATCGCTCGCGCGCTCGCTGTCGACCCCGAACTCCTCCTCATGGACGAGCCGTTCGGCGCGGTCGACGCGCAGACCCGCGACATGCTCCACGGCGAACTGCTCGACATCTGGACGGAGACGGACAAGACAGTGCTGTTCGTCACCCACGACGTGGAGGAGGCGGTCACGCTCGCCGACCGCGTGGTCGTCATGGCCGCCAATCCGGGTCGCGTCCGCGAAATCGTCTCGGTCGATATCGACCGCCCGCGCGAGCGGACCGAAAGCGAGTTCGCGGCGTACGTCGAGCGGATTCGCGGACTCATCGGGGAGTAATCCGGCTTCTCCGCGCCCGATTCTCGCGTCTCTACTCTCTCGCCTCTCGCAACTCGTCGATGTGCGCGTCGATGACCGACAGCGTCGCGTCGGCGTCGACGTAGCCCTTCTCGTACTCCTTCATCGCGCTGTTGTAGTCGCTGAGGAACTGTGCCACCGCGTCGTCGAGGTCGTCGCTCATACACGTCCGTAGCCCCGCCATCGGATTTGAACCTTCGGCACGCGGACGGCGGGGCCGGAAGCGCACGGGACTCCGGTCCGACGGCCGCACCGCGGGACCGTCGATTTATCACCGCGCCCCGCCAACGCGCCGGTAGTGACGACCCTCCGCTTCGAGGACGGCACCGTTCACGTCGGCACCGACGACTCTGACGCCGACGCCGGCGTTCGGGCCGCCCTCGCCGACGTGGCGAGCGTCGAGGCCGACCCCCGAAGCGGCGGCTATCGCGCCCCTGCGATGCGATACGCCGCGGTTCGGGACGCGCTCGACGCGGCCGGCGTCGCGTACGACGACCGGGTCGCGGCCGCTCTCGACACCCCTCTCTCGCTTTCGACGACCTACGACCTCCGCGACTACCAGCGCGCCGCCCTCGACGCGTGGCTCGACGCGGGCGGTCGCGGCGTCGTGGAACTGCCGACCGGCGCGGGCAAGACGGTGCTCGCCGTCGCCGCGATGGTCGCCCGCTCGGTGCCGACGCTCGTCGTCGTGCCGACCATCGATTTACAGGACCAGTGGATACGCGAACTCGAAACCGAGTTCGACGTGCCGGTCGGCCGGTTCGGCGGCGGCGAGCAGACGCAGGAGGCCATCACGGTCTCGACGTACGACTCGGCGTACCTCCGCGCAGACGACGTGGGCGGCGACTTCGGCCTCGTCGTCTTCGACGAGGTGCACCACCTCGGTGGCGAGGGGTACCAGGACATCCCCAGATTCCTCGCCGCGCCCGCTCGCCTCGGCCTGACGGCGACGTTCGAGCGCCCCGACGGCGCACACGAGCGCGTCGAGGAACTCGTCGGCCCGCGGGCGTACCGCCTCGACGTGGACGACTTGGCGGGCGACCACCTCGCCGACTACGAAGTCCGCCGAATCGAGGTGGAACTCACGGCCGACGAGCGCGAGACGTACGACGAGGCACAGGAGACGTTCGTGAACTACCTGCGAACCTCGGGGCTGTCGATGCAGTCGGGCAGCGACTACCAGAAACTCGTGATGCGCTCCGGGAACGACCCGAGAGCGCGGGAGGCGCTCCTCGCCAAGCAGCGCGCCCGCGACGTGATGATGAACTCCGAGGCGAAGGTGGACAAACTGGCGCGACTGCTCGCGCGACACCGCGAGGACCGCGTCATCGTCTTCACCGCGTCGACCGACCTCGTCTACCGCATCTCGCGGCGCTTCCTCGTCCCGCCGATAACCAACGAAACCGGCACGAAAGAGCGCCGCGAAATCCTCGACCGCTTCCGCGACGGCACCTACGACACCGTCGTCGCGGCCAACGTGCTCGACGAGGGCGTGGACGTACCCGACGCGAACGTCGGTATCCTCCTTTCGGGGTCGGGGTCGGAACGCGAGTTCACCCAGCGCCTCGGTCGCATCCTCCGGCCGAAGGCTGATGGCGCGACCGCGACGCTCTACGAACTCGTGAGCGTCGAGACGGCGGAAGAACGGGTCGCGGCCCGGCGTCGCTGACGCGAGACGGTATCGGCGAGTGAGGCCGTGAGGCGGGGAAGCGACCGCCTTCGACCTCAGACCAGCGAGACGTTCAAGTCGCCGTTGTTGAGGAAGGCGTCGTACTCGAAGTCGAACTCGATTGCGAAATCGGCGCTCCCGGCGGCCGGAACGGCGAGTTCCTGCGACCGCGTCGACTCCTCGCCGCGGACGGCGACGCGGGCTTCGACGGTGGCAATCCGCTCGGCTCCGCTGTCGTTGACGACCGTCCCGAAGACGCGGAGGCGGCCGTCGTCGGTCGCCTCGAAGTCGACCTCGGAGATGCGGACCGGCGGTACCTCCGGGGTGTCTCGGGGCTCCCCTGCCGGTGCCTCGGGCGGGTTTCGCGGGCCCGTCGCGCCCGGTAGCGACCCGAGACAGCCGGACGACAGGCCGACCGCGACCAGTCCGAGGAGGCGTCGTCGCTCCATACGATGGCGTCCGCCGCGGACGCAATGAACCTTGTCGTCCGCGCCGTCGGTCGGTGTCCGCCCGCGCCGTCGCTCGCTTCTTTCCCACGCCGCCCGAGTCGTTTTTGTCCCG of the Haloferax sp. Atlit-12N genome contains:
- a CDS encoding ABC transporter permease, with the protein product MSNDEVGTSVALSETEADERLLDRLAGFSAEQTGLAVAGFTGFLAVWYVAALFQPTYLLPSPVEVLAAFVVELTAPASLSIPFTGAELPATRLLVKLIQSLYHYVPGLLIGTSLGVFAGVAMGWNTRVDSVFTPVTRLLRPIPPLAWIGFAVIWLGVNHQGATFIVAIGSFWINFYSAYGGVEGVSEDLKEVAATLGVDDDWTMIRKVVIPAASPSIMTGIRTSIGQCWMIVVAAELIVGVGVGYEILNTAQNLAMDVSVAYMLVISIVFLVSDGLFRRVERRVLEWRA
- a CDS encoding DEAD/DEAH box helicase family protein, which codes for MTTLRFEDGTVHVGTDDSDADAGVRAALADVASVEADPRSGGYRAPAMRYAAVRDALDAAGVAYDDRVAAALDTPLSLSTTYDLRDYQRAALDAWLDAGGRGVVELPTGAGKTVLAVAAMVARSVPTLVVVPTIDLQDQWIRELETEFDVPVGRFGGGEQTQEAITVSTYDSAYLRADDVGGDFGLVVFDEVHHLGGEGYQDIPRFLAAPARLGLTATFERPDGAHERVEELVGPRAYRLDVDDLAGDHLADYEVRRIEVELTADERETYDEAQETFVNYLRTSGLSMQSGSDYQKLVMRSGNDPRAREALLAKQRARDVMMNSEAKVDKLARLLARHREDRVIVFTASTDLVYRISRRFLVPPITNETGTKERREILDRFRDGTYDTVVAANVLDEGVDVPDANVGILLSGSGSEREFTQRLGRILRPKADGATATLYELVSVETAEERVAARRR
- a CDS encoding ABC transporter ATP-binding protein → MESMTGDANAGADTTVTATDSETAKVSVDSLGKTYASDRRTVEALSDVEFAVEDGEFVCIVGPSGCGKTTLFRIIAGLEDATSGAVTLDGSPVTGPGTDRGMVFQEYGLFPWRTVSENVAFGLEEQGVEEPARSERVTEMLELVGLDGFADAYPKELSGGMKQRVGIARALAVDPELLLMDEPFGAVDAQTRDMLHGELLDIWTETDKTVLFVTHDVEEAVTLADRVVVMAANPGRVREIVSVDIDRPRERTESEFAAYVERIRGLIGE
- a CDS encoding ABC transporter substrate-binding protein, which encodes MTEAPRSTSISRRRFLQGSGLAATAGLAGCLGGSGGSGLDELNVAYMPIYPDMQYFVMEEEGLFDELSASVSGKKFSDGPSIVQASATGDFDVMMFGIVPAMIIMDKGIPAKITAANIKNAMEILATDDFAALWEEHGKDAFAEFEAQKGRKFTFGTFPPGSVPDILLRYWIQNTLGLDPEEDVNIKGLGGAAAVQQALLSNNVDGTSIMEPVPTVIDANDAPFQPIAWAGDFMPGQPAAVTLMHDRLRQDNRDLATEFVELHQQATNFVADNPDTAAQHASSVIGESALPVETARAALDSPASDFITDPHDIEGGAKIFADYAQTLGKTEAQLTVDEMFDYGIYDSL
- a CDS encoding transcriptional initiation protein Tat, translated to MERRRLLGLVAVGLSSGCLGSLPGATGPRNPPEAPAGEPRDTPEVPPVRISEVDFEATDDGRLRVFGTVVNDSGAERIATVEARVAVRGEESTRSQELAVPAAGSADFAIEFDFEYDAFLNNGDLNVSLV